In the genome of Thermodesulfobacteriota bacterium, one region contains:
- a CDS encoding DUF2971 domain-containing protein, which produces MTPKLEAHLSVAPPAKLYHYTSTEAFRCIVEHKKIWATDAFYMNDNQEILHALNLFQETCRSLAKSKVDHELAFLEKLLGELNFQKTDQPHIFTVSFSASRDQLSQWRAYTRNGGYALAFNGDALSHVADTQGYRLVKCVYQQKEKIQLIEEYLDAKLSVSAVDPDILAVTTAIDFLEIAAMMKHQGFAEENEWRLISTSSRLKVENIEYRSALRYLIPYLEVDIGTTNIPQLNDPRDYIGINEVLVGPVPEPELSWRSCMQLLQDRMIFFEQITPSSTPFRAS; this is translated from the coding sequence ATGACACCAAAATTAGAGGCACATTTAAGCGTTGCACCACCAGCCAAGCTGTACCACTACACCTCAACGGAAGCATTTCGTTGCATTGTGGAACATAAAAAGATTTGGGCAACCGACGCATTTTATATGAATGACAACCAAGAGATTCTGCATGCGTTAAACTTGTTTCAAGAGACATGCAGATCTCTTGCCAAAAGTAAAGTCGATCATGAGCTTGCCTTTTTAGAAAAGCTACTTGGCGAGTTGAATTTTCAGAAAACAGATCAGCCACATATCTTTACAGTGAGCTTCTCAGCAAGCCGGGACCAGCTAAGTCAATGGCGCGCATATACGAGAAATGGCGGATACGCACTTGCATTTAATGGGGATGCCTTGTCGCATGTCGCAGACACTCAGGGGTATCGACTTGTTAAGTGTGTATATCAACAGAAAGAAAAAATTCAGCTCATTGAAGAATACTTAGATGCAAAGTTAAGCGTATCCGCGGTGGATCCAGATATATTAGCAGTAACTACAGCAATTGATTTTCTGGAAATAGCTGCAATGATGAAGCATCAAGGGTTTGCTGAAGAGAATGAGTGGAGGTTGATATCAACAAGTAGCCGCCTAAAGGTTGAGAACATAGAGTATCGCAGCGCATTGAGATACCTAATTCCCTATCTGGAGGTCGATATCGGCACTACTAATATCCCGCAGCTTAACGACCCAAGAGATTACATCGGAATCAACGAGGTGCTTGTAGGACCAGTCCCAGAGCCAGAGTTGTCATGGCGATCCTGTATGCAATTACTTCAAGATCGCATGATTTTTTTTGAACAAATCACCCCTTCAAGCACCCCCTTTAGGGCGAGCTAG
- a CDS encoding phage portal protein, with product MNMFQGKTVGEHLDSFNRIISAVRKYATKANQSLTFRKLRPELRRNRHRRNYTAAENHRLLKDWPTTGGTADAEIYSALRPLRIRSRHLAKNNDYAKRFFNLLKTNVVGPKGIGLQARAKNDRGELDESDNNHLENEWRNWGKKGVCTVDGKLSLVDCQKLFMETVARDGEAVVRKIRNWPGNRFKFALQFIEPDFLDHELNKTLPNGNTIRLGVEFNQWRQPVAYHFKKQSAALNIFSESANVYDRHERIPAGDIIHEFIVDRIGQSRGVPWLHTAGKRLHMLGGYEEAEVVAARTAAAKMGFFKSDTGEEYVGDEEDPEDTTQAPVMNAEPGTFEELPAGMDFVKWDPDHPTSAFEAFVLAILRGAAAGLNVSYVSLANDLRGVSYSSIRQGALDERDGWRTLQGWLVEHFLADIWENWLTMGLTSGALNLPPRKFDKFNSVIWQPRGWQWVDPKKDGDANERDVVNGFRSPQIIAGEQGHDLIEVYEQIAAAKELAEKYGLQLGIFNGGKNEQKIIAEIDHD from the coding sequence ATGAATATGTTTCAAGGAAAAACAGTAGGTGAACATCTGGACAGCTTCAACCGGATCATATCGGCAGTTCGTAAATATGCGACAAAAGCCAATCAGTCATTGACGTTCAGGAAATTAAGGCCGGAACTGCGACGAAATCGACACCGGAGAAACTATACGGCAGCCGAAAACCATCGGTTGTTAAAAGATTGGCCCACCACTGGCGGTACCGCTGATGCTGAAATTTACTCAGCACTCAGGCCGCTTAGAATCCGCAGCCGGCACCTGGCCAAAAACAACGATTATGCCAAACGCTTTTTTAATTTGCTGAAAACCAACGTGGTCGGACCCAAGGGCATCGGACTGCAGGCCCGCGCCAAAAACGACCGCGGCGAGCTGGATGAATCCGACAACAATCACCTGGAAAACGAATGGCGAAACTGGGGCAAAAAAGGCGTTTGCACCGTGGACGGCAAGCTTTCCCTGGTCGACTGCCAGAAACTGTTTATGGAAACCGTGGCCCGGGACGGCGAGGCGGTTGTGCGTAAAATAAGAAACTGGCCGGGAAACCGCTTTAAGTTCGCCCTGCAGTTTATCGAGCCGGACTTTCTGGATCACGAATTAAATAAAACGCTGCCCAACGGAAACACCATTCGCCTGGGCGTCGAATTCAACCAATGGCGTCAGCCGGTGGCGTATCATTTCAAAAAACAATCGGCGGCGTTAAATATCTTCAGCGAAAGCGCAAATGTTTACGACCGTCACGAACGGATCCCTGCCGGTGATATCATCCATGAATTTATTGTGGATCGCATCGGTCAGAGCCGCGGCGTCCCCTGGCTGCATACCGCCGGTAAGCGCCTGCACATGCTGGGGGGCTATGAAGAGGCCGAAGTTGTTGCCGCTCGTACCGCAGCGGCAAAGATGGGTTTTTTCAAGTCGGATACCGGAGAAGAGTATGTCGGCGACGAAGAGGATCCCGAGGATACCACCCAGGCCCCGGTGATGAATGCCGAGCCGGGTACCTTTGAAGAACTGCCGGCGGGTATGGATTTTGTCAAATGGGATCCGGACCATCCCACCAGCGCTTTTGAAGCCTTTGTGCTGGCGATTTTACGCGGCGCGGCAGCCGGGTTGAACGTGTCTTATGTCAGCCTGGCCAATGATTTACGCGGCGTTTCCTACAGTTCCATCCGCCAGGGCGCACTGGACGAACGGGACGGCTGGCGCACCCTTCAGGGATGGCTGGTCGAGCATTTTTTGGCCGATATCTGGGAAAATTGGCTCACCATGGGGTTGACCTCCGGAGCGTTGAACCTGCCGCCGCGAAAATTCGATAAATTCAACTCGGTGATCTGGCAACCGCGGGGCTGGCAATGGGTAGATCCCAAAAAAGACGGTGACGCCAACGAACGCGACGTGGTGAACGGTTTTCGCTCGCCGCAGATTATCGCCGGCGAACAGGGCCATGACCTGATCGAAGTATATGAGCAGATCGCAGCAGCCAAGGAACTGGCTGAAAAATACGGTTTGCAATTAGGTATATTCAACGGGGGCAAAAATGAGCAAAAAATCATCGCAGAAATCGACCACGATTAA
- a CDS encoding phage major capsid protein produces MSKKSSQKSTTIKTGIFYRMTDGGVDVRGIDEEKRTVKLSFSSEAPVDRYFGQEILNHDQKSVNLTFLNSGRAPLLKDHFSFEQTGVVESARIGTDRMGRAVVRFGKSQLADDEFNDVVDGIRSNVSVGYRINKMVLEEQSEENGDVYRVVDWEPLEISIVSIPADQSVGVGRAARDSREFETMVISERSVNKMPDQIVKQPDAVVTRSDPPTAAAPKAPEIDVDQIRRETAQAEQRRAADIIALGEMHGYRDDAIQAIKDGKTVDQFRQFVLDKLAEKGLTPVEDPDPAIGLSGNEQRQFSFIRLIRALADPKDAKLAEEAGFELECSRAVADKIKKAPRGAFIPWDVMLHGQRDLNTTDDAALVATNLLAGSFIDVLRNKMVVKLAGARILDGLIGNVAIPKKTAGASVYWVAEGITENPTESEASYGTVSLSPKTVGTYTEITRQMLLQSTPAIEMLTRDDLAVAVALGIDLAALHGTGVSNQPTGIAATSGIGSVAGGANGLAPTDDHIIDLETEVAIDNADLGALAYITNAKVRGKLKKTDIGTDTGQRVWDRQSPKSPLNGYPAHVTNQVKSDLDKGTSTGVCSAIFFGNWSDLLIGMWGALDILVDPYTYSKSGGLLVRALQDVDTAVRHAESFSAMLDALTTP; encoded by the coding sequence ATGAGCAAAAAATCATCGCAGAAATCGACCACGATTAAAACCGGCATTTTTTACCGCATGACCGACGGCGGCGTGGATGTTCGCGGCATCGATGAAGAGAAACGAACGGTGAAGCTGTCCTTTTCATCCGAAGCGCCGGTGGATCGGTATTTCGGGCAGGAAATTTTAAACCATGACCAAAAAAGTGTCAATTTGACATTTTTAAACAGCGGTCGCGCGCCGCTGTTGAAAGATCATTTTTCGTTTGAACAGACAGGGGTGGTTGAATCCGCCAGGATCGGGACTGACCGTATGGGCCGGGCAGTGGTGCGATTTGGAAAGTCGCAGCTTGCCGATGACGAATTCAACGACGTGGTGGACGGCATTCGGTCGAACGTGTCGGTCGGATACCGCATAAACAAGATGGTTCTTGAGGAACAAAGCGAGGAAAACGGGGACGTTTACCGCGTGGTCGATTGGGAACCATTGGAAATCAGTATCGTTTCGATCCCCGCGGATCAGAGCGTCGGCGTTGGACGCGCCGCCAGAGATTCCCGGGAGTTTGAAACCATGGTTATTAGCGAAAGGAGTGTAAACAAAATGCCTGATCAAATAGTTAAACAACCCGATGCCGTCGTTACCCGGTCGGATCCGCCCACAGCGGCCGCACCCAAAGCACCGGAAATCGATGTGGACCAGATTCGACGCGAAACCGCCCAAGCCGAACAGAGACGGGCGGCGGATATTATCGCGCTGGGTGAAATGCACGGCTATCGCGACGATGCCATCCAGGCCATCAAGGACGGAAAAACCGTGGATCAGTTCCGCCAGTTCGTTTTGGACAAGCTGGCCGAAAAGGGCCTCACGCCGGTGGAGGATCCGGATCCGGCCATCGGGTTATCCGGGAACGAACAGCGCCAGTTTTCCTTTATCCGCCTGATTCGTGCCCTGGCCGATCCTAAAGATGCCAAGCTGGCCGAGGAGGCCGGGTTCGAGCTCGAATGCAGCCGGGCGGTGGCAGATAAAATCAAAAAGGCGCCGCGCGGTGCGTTTATTCCGTGGGACGTCATGCTGCACGGTCAACGAGATCTGAACACCACCGATGACGCCGCGCTGGTGGCGACCAACCTGCTGGCCGGATCGTTTATCGACGTGTTGCGAAATAAGATGGTGGTCAAGCTGGCCGGCGCACGCATCCTGGACGGTCTGATCGGTAACGTGGCCATTCCCAAAAAGACCGCAGGTGCTTCCGTGTACTGGGTGGCCGAGGGTATCACGGAAAACCCGACCGAAAGCGAAGCGAGCTACGGAACGGTTTCCCTGAGCCCGAAAACCGTGGGCACTTACACCGAAATTACCCGGCAAATGCTGTTGCAGTCCACCCCGGCCATAGAGATGCTGACCCGCGACGATCTGGCGGTGGCGGTGGCCCTGGGCATCGATCTTGCCGCACTCCACGGCACCGGGGTAAGCAATCAGCCCACCGGGATCGCGGCCACGTCCGGCATCGGCAGTGTGGCCGGCGGCGCCAACGGACTGGCACCCACCGATGATCACATTATCGACCTGGAAACCGAGGTTGCCATCGACAACGCCGATCTGGGCGCTCTGGCCTATATCACCAACGCCAAGGTTCGCGGCAAGCTGAAAAAGACCGATATCGGCACCGATACCGGCCAGAGGGTATGGGATCGTCAAAGCCCCAAATCACCGCTGAACGGATACCCGGCCCATGTGACCAACCAGGTGAAAAGCGACCTGGACAAGGGAACATCCACCGGCGTTTGCAGTGCCATCTTTTTCGGCAACTGGTCCGATCTGTTAATCGGCATGTGGGGTGCTCTGGATATCCTGGTCGATCCTTACACCTACAGCAAATCCGGCGGTCTTCTGGTCCGGGCGCTGCAGGATGTCGATACCGCGGTCCGCCATGCCGAAAGCTTTTCGGCCATGCTGGACGCGTTAACCACACCTTAA